The following are from one region of the Nostoc cf. commune SO-36 genome:
- a CDS encoding response regulator, protein MEPALPLAGLNILVVDDDDDSRFYITTVLEGDGATVTAVVSAAIALKVLPELQPDVLVCDIAMPDEDGYTLIRKIRALEPDIYRKLPAIALTAYGDSEYRSRALEAGFQSHVAKPVEPGELVAIVANLIAYYKS, encoded by the coding sequence ATGGAACCTGCTCTTCCTCTTGCTGGCTTAAACATCCTCGTAGTTGATGATGATGATGATAGCCGCTTTTACATTACTACCGTGTTGGAAGGTGATGGAGCCACTGTCACGGCAGTTGTATCCGCAGCAATAGCATTGAAAGTATTGCCTGAGTTGCAACCAGATGTCTTGGTTTGTGATATCGCTATGCCTGATGAAGATGGCTACACCCTCATCCGCAAGATCCGGGCGCTGGAGCCTGATATTTATAGAAAACTCCCCGCTATTGCCTTAACTGCATACGGCGATAGCGAGTATCGTAGCCGTGCCCTGGAAGCAGGCTTTCAAAGTCATGTGGCTAAACCAGTTGAGCCTGGAGAACTAGTTGCGATCGTTGCTAATTTGATTGCTTATTACAAGAGTTAA
- a CDS encoding class I SAM-dependent methyltransferase — protein MNKQTFTHPSVNYKFDEENFAVEDESLSLRYFEQQIIDSQKYWRRFGGRPDFSGKVVLEIGCGHGALSIDAAISGAQRVIGLDLISQRIAFARRIVGERFPDIANKIEFHHLDIDSMTALDGKVDVVISKDTFEHIMGLDRVLLSIRRLLKEGGLLITGFSPLYHSPFGDHGFTSIGRPIKLPWSHLILGDARVVAHYKKYHPGVECDSIYELGLNKLKRHEFLEAFDRTGFRVVNETINALEGASKLMPVLRLLNKVPALKDYTTVSMYVVARKI, from the coding sequence ATGAATAAGCAAACTTTTACACATCCCTCTGTAAACTACAAATTTGATGAAGAAAATTTTGCTGTAGAAGATGAGTCCCTCTCCCTTAGATACTTTGAGCAACAAATCATCGATTCGCAGAAGTACTGGCGGCGTTTCGGCGGTCGTCCCGACTTCTCAGGGAAAGTCGTCCTTGAGATCGGCTGTGGGCATGGGGCCTTGTCTATTGATGCAGCCATTTCGGGAGCGCAGCGTGTGATTGGTCTTGACTTAATTAGTCAACGCATAGCATTTGCCCGCCGTATTGTAGGGGAACGCTTCCCAGATATCGCCAACAAAATAGAGTTTCATCATTTGGATATTGACAGCATGACGGCGCTTGACGGCAAAGTTGATGTCGTAATTTCCAAAGACACTTTTGAACACATTATGGGGCTAGATAGAGTTCTTCTTTCAATCAGACGGCTTCTAAAGGAAGGGGGCTTACTGATAACTGGTTTTAGTCCACTCTACCACAGTCCTTTTGGCGATCATGGATTTACCTCAATCGGACGACCCATCAAGCTACCGTGGTCGCATTTAATTCTTGGCGATGCGCGTGTTGTCGCACATTATAAGAAATATCATCCCGGAGTTGAGTGCGATTCGATCTATGAGCTTGGACTTAATAAACTCAAGCGCCACGAATTTTTGGAAGCCTTTGATCGAACAGGATTTAGGGTTGTTAACGAGACCATAAATGCTCTAGAAGGGGCTTCCAAACTGATGCCAGTGCTTCGACTTCTAAATAAAGTTCCTGCCCTTAAAGACTACACAACTGTCAGTATGTACGTCGTGGCTCGGAAGATTTAG
- a CDS encoding DUF4327 family protein translates to MSVNTVPSINYYSLDLIQDEARRLVQKGMISRQQPIYTLCQYIPAREWVCVECELEKCDFLLRDRIGDLIGREQWDND, encoded by the coding sequence ATGAGTGTGAATACGGTGCCTTCTATCAATTACTACTCTCTCGATCTGATTCAAGACGAAGCACGCCGACTGGTGCAAAAGGGAATGATTAGCCGACAACAGCCAATATATACCCTCTGCCAATACATTCCAGCGAGAGAGTGGGTTTGCGTTGAATGTGAATTAGAGAAATGTGACTTTTTGTTACGCGATCGCATTGGCGACCTAATTGGTCGTGAACAGTGGGACAACGACTAA
- a CDS encoding response regulator: protein MTALRFLLLEDNPLDAEVIHITLIDGGANFELLRVETRAEFVKALEANAFDLILADYALPGFDGISALKIVENLCPDTPFIFVSGSMGEELAIEALKLGATDYVLKRNLRRLVPCVQRALREAQEKCDRQLAEARLRQVAAKLPHGAVFIVDRDLRYQLAEGEALEWVGMTTEKFVGKTLWEALEPALADSYEPYFRQALNGESFAFEHNSHDRYYISHGTPLRNDRGEVDAVLAMSYDISDRKQIEIALEQSEARFRLMVASAKEYAIFTVDPNAAITSWSAGAEQLFKYSEAEIIGRDSRSLYTLEENLKDRVGWEFQTAQTQGQAENECWHIRKDGSRFWGSGFVMPIRDETEDVQGFIKIMRDVTPQRQADERFRLLYDITSDLLAVEQPMTLMHNLFSKLAPALGLDFYYNYIVESKDNRPILHLKNYEGITQELAEAIEWIELGEYVCGWAAQEQQQIVLNHTQIATDPHAEIIRNLGVTAYVSQPLIVEERLLGTISFASRTRTCFTREEIDLLQLMSEQIAIALDRANLIVSIQQQAEQLQRANQIKDEFLAVLSHELRSPLNPILGWAQLLQKGKLNAARQREAILTIERNAKLQSQLIEDLLDVSRIMQGKLSVKVAPLNLISVISAALETVRLAAEAKNINLHIDLDLPASISGDAARLQQVVWNLLTNAVKFTSDGGQVIIELRQIEGQAQIRVIDTGIGIQPEFLPYVFDYFRQEDSSTTRRFGGLGLGLAIVHQIVELHGGTVKAESLGENQGATFTVQIPILNQSAQIVLDCADADAESAETPLSNLQILLVDDDKFSRKFEAFLLEQNGAKVTVAASGLEALQVLDSFIPDVIVSDIGMVDMDGYMLIQQIRLRPPNQGGTIPAIALTGYATDIDQQKALTAGFQAHITKPLEPEELVRKIVKLLEHN from the coding sequence ATGACAGCACTGCGGTTTCTTTTGCTGGAAGACAATCCCCTTGATGCAGAAGTGATACATATCACCCTGATCGATGGCGGCGCTAATTTTGAACTGCTCCGGGTAGAAACTCGCGCTGAGTTTGTGAAGGCATTAGAAGCCAATGCGTTTGATTTGATTTTGGCAGACTATGCCTTACCCGGTTTTGATGGCATTTCCGCCTTGAAAATTGTCGAAAACCTGTGTCCTGACACGCCCTTTATTTTCGTCTCAGGCAGTATGGGCGAAGAATTGGCGATTGAAGCGCTGAAACTGGGAGCCACCGACTATGTGCTAAAGCGCAACTTACGGCGGTTGGTTCCTTGTGTCCAACGAGCGCTGCGAGAAGCCCAAGAAAAGTGCGATCGCCAACTTGCCGAAGCCCGCCTGCGTCAAGTTGCGGCCAAACTGCCTCATGGCGCTGTGTTCATTGTCGATCGAGATTTGCGCTACCAGCTTGCAGAAGGCGAAGCGCTGGAGTGGGTTGGCATGACTACTGAAAAATTTGTCGGCAAAACACTCTGGGAAGCCCTCGAACCTGCCCTGGCAGACAGCTATGAACCCTACTTCCGTCAAGCTCTCAATGGCGAATCATTTGCCTTTGAGCACAACAGCCACGATCGCTACTATATTTCTCATGGCACACCCTTACGCAACGATCGCGGTGAAGTTGATGCTGTGCTGGCAATGTCCTACGACATTAGCGATCGCAAACAAATCGAAATTGCTCTCGAACAAAGTGAAGCTCGCTTTCGGTTAATGGTGGCAAGTGCAAAAGAATATGCGATTTTTACCGTTGATCCCAACGCTGCGATCACGAGTTGGAGTGCTGGTGCTGAACAATTGTTCAAGTATTCAGAAGCAGAAATCATTGGCCGTGACAGTCGCAGCCTTTATACCCTTGAAGAAAACCTAAAAGACCGCGTTGGCTGGGAATTCCAGACCGCCCAAACTCAAGGACAGGCAGAAAATGAGTGCTGGCATATCCGAAAAGACGGTAGCCGCTTTTGGGGTAGTGGCTTTGTGATGCCCATACGCGATGAAACCGAGGATGTGCAAGGATTTATTAAAATCATGCGTGACGTAACCCCACAGAGGCAAGCTGATGAACGTTTTCGGTTGCTCTATGACATCACCAGCGATCTCCTGGCGGTCGAGCAACCGATGACGCTGATGCACAATTTATTCAGCAAACTCGCACCTGCGCTAGGGTTGGACTTTTACTACAACTACATCGTCGAGTCAAAAGACAACCGCCCCATCCTACACTTGAAAAACTATGAGGGTATTACTCAAGAGTTAGCTGAGGCGATCGAGTGGATTGAGCTTGGTGAATACGTCTGTGGCTGGGCAGCGCAAGAACAACAGCAGATCGTTCTCAACCACACCCAAATTGCCACTGATCCCCATGCCGAAATCATCCGCAACCTCGGTGTTACTGCTTATGTCAGTCAACCGTTAATTGTGGAGGAGAGGTTATTGGGAACCATCTCGTTTGCTAGCCGCACCCGCACTTGCTTTACAAGAGAAGAAATCGATTTGCTGCAATTAATGTCTGAGCAAATAGCGATCGCCCTCGACCGAGCCAACCTAATTGTTTCGATTCAGCAACAGGCAGAACAGTTGCAACGAGCCAACCAGATTAAAGACGAGTTTTTAGCGGTGCTGTCTCATGAATTGCGATCGCCTCTAAACCCGATCTTGGGCTGGGCACAACTGCTGCAAAAAGGCAAGCTCAATGCCGCCCGTCAACGCGAAGCAATACTAACGATCGAGCGCAACGCCAAACTGCAATCACAATTAATTGAAGACTTACTCGACGTTTCGCGGATTATGCAGGGCAAGCTATCCGTAAAGGTGGCTCCCCTTAATTTAATCTCTGTTATTTCTGCTGCCCTGGAAACGGTGCGTTTAGCAGCAGAAGCAAAGAATATTAACTTACACATCGATCTCGATCTGCCTGCATCTATCTCTGGTGACGCTGCCCGCTTGCAGCAAGTGGTGTGGAACTTGCTTACCAATGCCGTCAAATTTACATCAGATGGCGGACAAGTAATCATTGAATTAAGGCAAATTGAAGGGCAGGCTCAAATCCGAGTGATCGATACAGGCATTGGCATTCAACCGGAATTTCTACCGTATGTGTTTGATTATTTCCGGCAAGAGGATAGCTCGACAACACGCAGATTTGGTGGCTTGGGTTTAGGGCTAGCGATCGTCCACCAAATTGTCGAACTGCACGGTGGCACAGTCAAGGCAGAAAGCTTGGGTGAGAATCAGGGCGCAACCTTTACAGTTCAAATACCGATCTTGAACCAATCAGCACAAATTGTACTTGACTGTGCCGACGCTGATGCAGAAAGCGCAGAGACTCCCTTAAGCAACCTGCAAATTTTGCTCGTGGATGATGATAAGTTTTCACGCAAGTTTGAAGCATTTTTGCTAGAACAAAATGGTGCAAAAGTGACAGTCGCAGCATCTGGGCTAGAAGCATTGCAAGTACTTGATAGTTTCATTCCTGATGTAATTGTGAGTGATATAGGTATGGTTGATATGGATGGCTACATGCTGATTCAGCAGATTCGTTTGCGCCCACCGAATCAGGGAGGAACGATTCCGGCGATCGCACTTACCGGTTATGCCACAGATATTGACCAACAAAAAGCCTTAACTGCTGGGTTTCAAGCTCATATTACCAAGCCATTAGAACCAGAGGAGTTAGTAAGGAAGATTGTCAAGCTCCTAGAACACAACTAA
- a CDS encoding 1-acyl-sn-glycerol-3-phosphate acyltransferase, with amino-acid sequence MPSGGYIFSWFDWFCLWYPPGWLILFNRHWQHYHTDQDGWNYLEYGLFLIPGGFYLALLSRWLRLGFRPPRREIGEFDPKYQEAFRLEVLSPIVKYYFRAELQQVENLPSTGPLIVTMNHAGMCFPWDFLTLGYLLSETRGWVVQAVANPVLFEHPWMIWWLPPKWSQVLGGVRAELDNFEAAMAQPTPTANAQGKIVLYAPEGIRGPLKGWRRRYQLEKFDISFIQLSDRYHIPILPVVCIGSEFLHPWAVNLKKLQRLVKLPFLPLSPLMLILILFPSMGIWAMRTRLRYSINPLQPAGLDTHSSKRRAVVYQQAQQLREKLQLQINHLLGKPVRS; translated from the coding sequence ATGCCAAGTGGAGGCTATATATTTAGCTGGTTTGATTGGTTTTGTCTTTGGTATCCTCCAGGCTGGCTAATTTTATTCAATCGGCATTGGCAGCACTATCACACCGATCAAGATGGTTGGAATTATCTAGAATATGGCTTATTTTTAATTCCTGGCGGATTTTATTTGGCACTGCTAAGTCGCTGGTTACGTCTGGGTTTTCGTCCACCTCGAAGAGAAATTGGTGAATTTGATCCCAAATATCAAGAAGCTTTTCGCTTAGAAGTTCTCAGCCCCATTGTTAAATACTATTTTCGTGCAGAGTTGCAACAAGTTGAGAATTTGCCGTCAACAGGGCCATTAATTGTGACAATGAATCACGCAGGAATGTGCTTTCCTTGGGACTTTTTGACCTTGGGTTATTTATTAAGTGAAACCAGAGGATGGGTAGTACAAGCTGTAGCAAATCCAGTATTATTTGAGCATCCTTGGATGATTTGGTGGCTACCACCTAAATGGTCGCAAGTTTTAGGTGGTGTACGAGCCGAATTAGATAATTTTGAGGCAGCGATGGCGCAGCCAACGCCTACGGCGAACGCACAAGGTAAAATAGTCTTATATGCACCCGAAGGTATCCGTGGACCTCTGAAAGGTTGGAGAAGACGCTATCAACTAGAAAAGTTTGATATCAGTTTTATTCAGTTGAGCGATCGCTATCATATTCCCATTCTCCCAGTTGTTTGCATCGGCAGTGAATTTCTCCATCCTTGGGCTGTTAATCTCAAAAAATTGCAACGATTAGTCAAGTTACCATTCTTGCCTCTATCACCTTTGATGCTTATCTTAATTCTTTTTCCCTCAATGGGAATTTGGGCAATGAGAACTCGTCTGCGTTACTCTATTAACCCTTTGCAACCAGCAGGATTAGATACTCACTCAAGTAAAAGGCGTGCAGTAGTTTATCAACAGGCACAACAATTACGAGAAAAACTGCAACTTCAAATTAATCATTTACTTGGGAAACCTGTAAGAAGCTAA
- a CDS encoding PstS family phosphate ABC transporter substrate-binding protein: MNAIAKKLALVCGVLAFATSCTATPNSSTQTQSLPKVAEVSDSAKVRAIKIDGSSTVYPISEAIANQFQQNKQQYKGQVVLNFSGTSAGFKKFCNKETDISNASRPILKAEIEACNKNGVKFIELPIAFDALTVAVNSENTWAKDITVAELKKLWEPNAQGKITRWNQVRSSWPDQPINLYGAGGQSGTFDYFTEAIVGKTRASRTDYISSEDDLALVRGVGTDPNALGYFGLAYYEDNKSRLKPLAIDSGKGAVLPSSETVEKAEYQPLARPLLIYVNAQSLQNQPELKEFVDYYLKYAPITTSSVGYVPLPSEAYKLAEKNFQAGKEGTVFAGKEQINFQISDLLKTPQK, encoded by the coding sequence ATGAACGCAATAGCAAAGAAATTGGCTCTCGTCTGTGGAGTGTTGGCTTTTGCGACAAGTTGCACAGCCACGCCTAATTCATCTACTCAAACTCAGTCGTTACCAAAGGTTGCGGAAGTTAGTGATTCGGCAAAGGTGAGAGCAATCAAGATTGATGGTTCCAGCACAGTGTATCCGATCAGCGAGGCGATCGCTAACCAGTTTCAACAGAACAAACAGCAATACAAAGGGCAAGTTGTACTAAATTTTTCCGGTACTAGTGCGGGATTTAAAAAATTTTGTAACAAAGAGACAGACATCAGCAACGCCTCGCGTCCTATTCTAAAAGCAGAGATAGAAGCTTGCAATAAAAATGGTGTCAAGTTTATCGAGCTTCCCATTGCCTTTGATGCACTAACCGTTGCCGTCAATTCCGAAAATACCTGGGCAAAAGATATTACCGTAGCCGAATTGAAAAAGCTTTGGGAGCCAAATGCCCAAGGAAAAATTACTCGTTGGAACCAAGTGCGATCGTCTTGGCCGGATCAACCAATTAATCTGTATGGTGCTGGCGGTCAGTCTGGTACTTTTGATTACTTTACAGAAGCTATTGTTGGTAAAACTAGAGCCAGCCGGACTGATTACATCTCCAGTGAAGATGATCTCGCCCTAGTGCGCGGAGTCGGCACAGATCCTAATGCCTTGGGTTATTTCGGGCTTGCTTATTACGAAGACAACAAAAGTCGGTTAAAGCCTCTTGCAATTGATAGCGGGAAAGGGGCAGTATTGCCATCATCTGAAACTGTCGAGAAAGCTGAATATCAGCCATTAGCTCGACCATTATTGATTTATGTTAATGCTCAATCTCTGCAAAATCAGCCAGAACTAAAAGAATTTGTAGATTATTACCTCAAGTATGCACCGATAACAACCAGTTCGGTTGGATACGTGCCTTTACCTAGTGAAGCCTATAAATTGGCAGAAAAAAACTTTCAAGCTGGTAAAGAAGGAACAGTATTTGCAGGTAAGGAGCAGATCAACTTCCAAATTAGTGATTTGTTGAAGACACCACAAAAATAG
- a CDS encoding iron-containing alcohol dehydrogenase family protein, with the protein MSNQLSTQPSLSTQTSSSFLTLTVAPAKVIRGSGVLQAAAAEIACLGSRPLVVAGDSTLAISRKNLLPVLETQQLHTAQASYSADCCEASLKSLQKKAKEHKADVIIGVGGGKALDTAKLVAYQLQLPVVTIPTSGATCAAWSALSNVYSENGAFLYDVALSRCPDLLILDYDLIKTAPQRTLVAGIGDAIAKWYEASVSSGHLQDTLIIAAVQQARVLRDILLQKSAAALKEPGSEVWREVVDATVLLAGVVGGLGGAQCRTVAAHAVHNGLTHISGHGSIHGEKVAFGILVQLRLEEMLQGNQLAASARQQLLKFYTEIGLPQKLSDLGLGNITLGELQTATEIALIPNSDIHRLPFKVAPEQMMAAMVSTTAPIDSRDTTNRVSPKGISDEVEA; encoded by the coding sequence ACCTTCTTTGTCTACTCAAACCTCTAGTTCATTCTTGACGCTCACAGTTGCCCCAGCAAAAGTAATCCGTGGTTCTGGGGTGTTGCAAGCAGCCGCAGCAGAGATCGCCTGTTTGGGAAGTCGTCCCTTAGTTGTGGCAGGTGATTCTACTCTCGCCATCAGCCGAAAAAATTTGCTCCCAGTTTTAGAAACGCAACAGTTACATACTGCCCAAGCTTCATACAGTGCAGATTGCTGTGAAGCTAGCCTGAAATCTTTACAGAAGAAAGCAAAAGAACATAAAGCTGATGTAATTATCGGTGTTGGTGGCGGCAAAGCCTTAGATACAGCGAAATTAGTCGCGTATCAGTTACAGTTGCCAGTGGTGACAATTCCGACATCAGGCGCTACCTGTGCAGCTTGGAGTGCCTTATCGAATGTTTATTCTGAAAATGGGGCATTTCTCTATGACGTAGCGCTGTCTCGTTGTCCCGATTTATTGATACTCGATTATGACTTGATTAAAACTGCACCACAACGGACTTTAGTAGCTGGAATTGGTGATGCGATCGCTAAGTGGTACGAAGCCTCCGTTAGCAGTGGGCATTTGCAAGACACTTTAATTATTGCCGCAGTGCAACAAGCGCGAGTTTTGCGAGATATTTTGTTGCAAAAATCAGCCGCAGCCCTGAAAGAACCAGGTAGTGAAGTTTGGCGAGAAGTGGTAGATGCCACTGTGTTACTCGCCGGAGTAGTTGGGGGACTTGGAGGGGCACAGTGTCGCACAGTTGCTGCCCATGCCGTGCATAATGGCTTAACTCATATTTCAGGACATGGCAGTATTCATGGCGAAAAAGTTGCTTTTGGGATTTTGGTGCAACTGCGTCTAGAAGAAATGCTACAAGGCAATCAACTAGCCGCATCAGCACGGCAACAGTTGTTAAAGTTCTACACAGAAATTGGACTACCCCAAAAATTAAGTGATTTGGGATTGGGCAATATTACATTAGGTGAGTTGCAAACAGCCACTGAAATTGCGCTAATTCCTAATTCTGACATCCATCGACTTCCGTTTAAAGTCGCGCCAGAACAGATGATGGCGGCAATGGTTTCTACTACTGCACCTATAGATAGTAGAGATACTACAAATCGAGTTTCGCCCAAGGGAATCAGTGACGAGGTTGAAGCATGA
- the rbfA gene encoding 30S ribosome-binding factor RbfA, with amino-acid sequence MATNRRVSRVAELIKREVSQMLLNGIKDDRVGTGMVSVTDVDVSGDLQHAKIYVSIYGTDEAKVETMAGLKSATGYVRSELGARVRLRRTPEVLFLEDRSIERGNKVLALLNQLNHERPPENLVAVEDSTDENDDEFSE; translated from the coding sequence ATGGCTACAAATCGCCGGGTTTCCCGCGTTGCTGAATTGATCAAACGGGAAGTTAGCCAAATGCTGCTCAATGGCATTAAGGATGACCGTGTGGGTACAGGAATGGTAAGCGTTACTGATGTTGATGTTTCTGGCGATCTCCAACACGCCAAAATCTACGTCAGCATCTATGGTACAGATGAAGCTAAGGTAGAAACAATGGCAGGCTTAAAGTCGGCTACAGGTTACGTCCGTAGCGAACTTGGGGCGCGGGTACGGCTACGTCGTACACCAGAGGTGCTGTTTCTTGAAGATCGCTCCATAGAACGCGGTAATAAAGTACTGGCCCTATTAAACCAACTTAACCATGAACGTCCGCCAGAAAATCTGGTAGCAGTAGAAGACAGCACTGATGAAAATGATGACGAATTCTCCGAATAA
- a CDS encoding DNA adenine methylase, protein MVIQIPKETSPRPFLKWAGGKSRLIQQYIPYFPKSYKNYYEPFLGGGAVFFYLQPSTAFLTDINAELINTYCCVRDHVEELISLLKEHKIRHDKDYYYSIRNHSGGTDIEKAARLIYLNKTCFNGLYRVNSQGKFNVPLGRYDNPNICSEVLLKAASEALSYAEIKQADFTEILNHATSSDDFVFFDPPYHPISETSYFTAYSQNCFSKKDQELLRDTCAELASRGVKVMVCNSDSEFIQKIYNDINFETYQIKAARSINSNIKNRGMIYELLITSFKDFYLPKQ, encoded by the coding sequence ATGGTAATTCAAATCCCCAAGGAAACTAGCCCGCGTCCATTTTTGAAGTGGGCAGGGGGTAAAAGTAGGTTGATACAGCAATATATTCCTTATTTTCCCAAAAGTTATAAAAATTACTATGAGCCATTCTTGGGTGGTGGTGCTGTTTTTTTCTATCTCCAACCAAGTACAGCATTTTTAACTGATATTAATGCCGAATTAATTAACACTTATTGTTGTGTTAGAGATCATGTTGAAGAATTAATTTCTCTATTGAAAGAGCATAAAATCCGACATGATAAAGATTATTACTATAGTATCCGAAACCACTCTGGTGGAACTGACATAGAAAAAGCTGCTCGTTTAATTTATCTTAATAAGACTTGTTTTAATGGTCTTTATCGAGTTAATTCACAGGGTAAATTCAATGTGCCATTAGGCAGATATGACAATCCCAATATTTGTTCTGAGGTTTTATTAAAAGCAGCTTCAGAAGCACTTTCTTATGCAGAAATCAAACAAGCGGATTTTACAGAAATCTTAAATCATGCAACTAGCAGTGATGACTTTGTATTTTTTGATCCGCCCTATCATCCTATCAGTGAGACTAGCTATTTTACTGCTTATAGCCAGAATTGTTTTAGCAAAAAAGACCAAGAACTTTTGAGAGATACTTGTGCAGAGTTAGCAAGTCGTGGTGTCAAAGTTATGGTATGTAATTCTGATAGCGAATTTATTCAAAAAATTTATAATGATATCAATTTTGAAACCTATCAAATCAAAGCAGCTCGATCAATTAACTCAAATATAAAAAATAGAGGGATGATTTACGAACTATTAATTACATCTTTTAAAGATTTTTATTTGCCCAAGCAATAA
- a CDS encoding aspartate aminotransferase: MSLNWIVPAERIQKLPPYVFARLDELKAKAREQGLDLIDLGMGNPDGATPAPVVEAAIAALKDPANHGYPPFEGTASFRKAITNWYHRRYGVVLDPDSEALPLLGSKEGLTHLALAYVNPGDLVLVPSPAYPAHFRGPAIAGGKIHSLILKPENDWLIDLAAIPDEIARQAKILYFNYPSNPTAATAPREFFEEIVAFARKYEILLVHDLCYAELAFDGYQPTSLLEIPGAKDIGVEFHTLSKTYNMAGWRVGFVVGNRHVIQGLRTLKTNLDYGIFAALQTAAETALQLPDVYLHEVQQRYRTRRDFLINGLGELGWDIPKTKATMYLWVKCPVGMGSTDFALNVLQQTGVVLTPGNAFGVAGEGYVRISLIADCDRLGEALHRFKQAGIRYQPESVVSPSEAIADLVS; the protein is encoded by the coding sequence ATGAGTTTAAATTGGATTGTCCCAGCAGAACGTATACAAAAACTGCCACCCTATGTGTTTGCCCGTTTAGATGAACTGAAAGCTAAAGCACGGGAGCAAGGGTTAGATTTAATTGATTTGGGTATGGGAAACCCCGATGGTGCAACGCCAGCCCCAGTTGTAGAAGCAGCGATCGCAGCCTTGAAAGATCCCGCCAATCACGGTTATCCTCCTTTTGAGGGGACTGCTAGTTTCCGCAAGGCGATTACTAACTGGTATCATCGCCGTTATGGTGTGGTTCTCGATCCTGATAGTGAAGCTTTGCCGCTACTGGGTTCTAAAGAAGGATTAACCCATTTAGCACTTGCATACGTTAACCCTGGCGATTTAGTTCTAGTTCCTTCCCCAGCTTATCCCGCACATTTTCGCGGCCCTGCGATCGCAGGTGGGAAAATTCACAGCTTGATTCTCAAACCAGAGAATGACTGGTTAATCGATTTAGCTGCCATTCCTGACGAAATTGCAAGACAAGCTAAAATTCTCTATTTCAACTATCCCAGCAATCCCACCGCCGCCACCGCCCCCCGCGAATTTTTTGAAGAAATTGTTGCGTTTGCCCGCAAATATGAAATTCTGCTGGTGCATGATTTGTGTTACGCCGAGTTAGCTTTTGATGGTTATCAACCCACTAGCTTGCTAGAAATTCCCGGCGCGAAAGATATTGGTGTAGAATTTCACACCTTATCCAAAACTTACAATATGGCTGGTTGGCGCGTTGGGTTTGTCGTCGGGAACCGCCATGTAATTCAAGGTTTACGGACACTGAAAACTAACTTGGATTACGGCATTTTTGCCGCCTTACAAACAGCAGCCGAAACCGCTTTACAACTGCCAGACGTGTATTTGCATGAGGTACAACAACGCTACCGTACCCGCCGCGATTTCCTCATTAACGGATTAGGAGAGTTGGGTTGGGATATCCCCAAAACTAAGGCGACGATGTATCTTTGGGTGAAGTGTCCTGTGGGTATGGGTTCCACGGATTTTGCTTTAAATGTATTGCAGCAAACTGGCGTTGTTCTTACTCCAGGTAATGCCTTTGGGGTTGCGGGTGAAGGTTATGTAAGGATCAGTTTGATTGCCGACTGCGATCGCTTGGGTGAAGCTTTACATCGCTTCAAGCAAGCTGGCATCCGCTATCAACCTGAAAGCGTAGTTTCTCCTTCAGAAGCGATCGCCGATCTCGTTAGTTGA
- a CDS encoding DUF751 family protein, producing the protein MFDGFWDNVFRYPRYLISIVLGLFLNTFAPLVPLLKRPVTLIAILGLFMSSLVFLTLTLRAMLGLSTI; encoded by the coding sequence ATGTTTGACGGATTTTGGGATAACGTCTTTCGCTACCCCCGGTACTTAATTAGTATCGTCTTAGGACTGTTTCTGAACACCTTTGCGCCGTTAGTGCCATTGTTGAAGCGCCCAGTCACTTTGATCGCTATCTTGGGTTTGTTTATGAGCAGCCTAGTCTTCCTTACTCTCACCTTACGGGCAATGCTGGGCTTGAGTACAATCTAG